TGTGGACACAGTCccgatattttttgttacgaGTTGAGATGGTTGATTGCATGCAATAAATGACATGGCTTaatcatatacataattagtttacattgtttgatttttacttaattttcgATTTTCTGTCTCCATATGTTTTCGttcacaaaatttattttattaacaacataattaatttatttcaaaataattttatcaatttaaaattgaatattaatattattattatctaaccTTGCATAACAGATTAATCACAAACGATtagtaattacatttaaagctaacataatatattattagaaatagaCAAAGTCTATGGAGATAAAACGCTTGAAATAatcgaattaattttatctgtgattattattttttttaattatattttagatgtTTTCTGTTACCTAATTACGCTGGCGACTATAGACAGGTAGAAAAACAACAGGTCCTATAAAAATCTCTTACGGTTAAAGCAAACATAAAATCCAAAATATAACGAGATGTCTTCTAACAAGTGATCAAAAGGGAAATGAAATCTAAGGCAAAATCCAGTTGCCActagattataaaattatcttctcatttgtaaaaaaaattctgaCTATCTTTAAGGTTCTACTTCAActctttctgtcaaaatgtatttatactgtaatgaaaagagacagatgagTACTTCAGTTAAATCATTTAagagataatatttaaatattatgtatattctaGGAAGTCGATGTGCGAAAACCAgtttgttacaaaaaattataaacttaagatAATTCAACTTgttaacatacatttattgaaGGTTGAATAATAAATGGTCAACTATTGTATTTATGTTGATTTTTGgcatatagattatatttaaagagtTTGATAACCCTTTCTTATAATTATCGAATCTGTTAGTCAAAGATTTGTTAGGTTAGGATTTGGTATGGACTTAGTCTATGTCTATTAGTCTATGGATGCGTAAAGTTAGAATCAGAGAAGAGTGGAAGCCCTTAGAGGAGGCCTATATTCAAGGACAAGCTGTGTAACAAAAATCAACCGGCTTgccgattaattattagtatttatttttttacctttagtgtaaattttttagtatatctcattttgtatgtactagtataaataattacagcaATAAagggtttttattattattactctaTGTACGTATCTAACACACAACTGTACGGTGACGTAAACCGTTGTGAGGAAATTCCGGTTTCTTTCTCGGTCTTAGGCTCGAAAAGTCGACAGTGTGTGTCAAGCGTAGAAGCGTGCTCATGCtactattacaaaaataaataataagaaatctGATGACACTACCTAAAaaattgtagcgccactggtttttcgACACGAAGGCTTATAAAGATAGTCACGACAAATACCTCGGTTATAAGTACAAAGTATCAAATGGATCCGATGACAATTACactgtttttaatatgtacataGCTTATCACAttcttaactaaattatttcatcgaaataaatatatatatattgtacacATTAATTGCATAAACGTGACAATAACATTTCTCGTcctatttcattataaaaaaccGAACAATATACAACTTTTCCTGTCGTTACAGTCTGACAAACTACGTACTAAGTAATTCCCACAGAATAACCTTAATTTGATAACCGATATTAGTAGATGGTACTAGATACTATAATGTGaaacgatattttatattccacTTATTACCTCTTTATATTTGAAGAGGAAATGTTCTTTTAAGGCCTagtttatatatcataatatccTAGGGGCCGTTcatgtattacgtaagcactacaATTAatctttgattttatatttattacattactaactaaacaaataaatatatgtattccaCACAAATGCATTTcattttcaagcatagacaatgtgttggtaatatgtgtaaaaaagtaaataactgttgacgtaatcacaaaataagaaaatcaaagatatagtggttacgtaatacttaatACTTGCTCCCTAGAGGCAGTTATGACTTTATAAAGGTATCCAAAATTATTCAaactaattttttaatgtttcgcCATGGCTATCAAACTACTTATTCGCCTCCCAGAAGTTATAGATTAAAGCGTTACAACGTGACGCTTTCACGTTGAATATGATTAGATTTGAAAAGCCAAGGTGCTTGTATGTGGAAGAGCTTTTACTTTTAAGATCATatgttttgacaacaattataaatgtcttaactgttcttattattacaacattattgttattaatatgtatttgcaAACCATTTAGCTTGTCTCGACCTCGGACCTCCTCTAGttcttattaaactttatcaaatatttacttaggGGCCTATCCGGTCGCCAAACTCCAAAAAGTACTTTGTTTCTTTTCGTTTcttgtcatcgtttcttgaagtagggcgaatggaaaaaatatatggtggagtttatatatattttaaaagatcgatacacgattaaaataatttcgctcgatagaaaaaaaagtcCAAACATAGCCActttttgacactttgaattcattttatgacgaaaatgtatatagaacatgattttgaaatttacatgATCTAATTTATCGCAAGACaagtaatccatttcagaaaaaaaattagataaaattacattaatttaatgttttatataactaattgttattactgGACGGCGCGCCTCAGTGCTCCTGCTCTCCACTGCGCaccgcagtccaccccgaAACACTGACACTGCAATTCGTGCTAGGATAGGGCCTTAAgtcattgtaatttaaatttttgtttaaattttccaGTGGCCCATACGGCAAATTACTGCATCGTAATGGCGCAGTTATACACACAGGGCAAATGTCATGGCATTCATCCGTTCATAGTACAACTGAGAGATGAAGAAACGCACATGCCTCTACCTGGTATAAAGGTCGGGGAGATTGGTGCAAAACTTGGCATGAACGGCACGAATAACGGGTTTTTGGGGTTGGAACATGTCAGGATACCAAGAGATTATATGTTGATGAAGAACTCAAAGGTTTTAGAGGTAGgatttatattctaaattatattattaattacattcacATTCAAGAATTAGCGAGATATAAGACTCGCGTCTGTGCGAAAAATGGCGTCGCTTGTGGGATTTTAGGTGCAGTGCTAAATTAACTTTTGtgttgttgtcaaaacttTTACATCATTATTGTATGACAGTAATCATCTTGATACTtaacaaaaaagtatataatttttgtcaataaatgaaattacgTGTAGTAAAGTTGGGCGAATTGAccgtatgaaaaataaagtgttaatctataattcaaaatattaattttatacgtCAATCACGTGACACAAAATGGTCACAGATTTATGACCAACCATGCCTTTGTCGTCGCCATTTGTCTTCGCCAGTCTAATCCTAATTTTGGATTTTAATTACAtcgaataatatattatacgtattatataattaaaattaacacataaaACTTGACGTTTGTTTACGTGTTTTCAGGCCTAATACGCCATAATGCGACTCTATCTACTTCTTGACTTATCTACTTCTTAACTTGACTAGGAGTTTTTATCGCTATTTTTTGCTGGTTTTATCTGGTTGtcgaaattataaattattgaatgattcttttaatactaaaaagaaaataacagTGTTCTATATGTTaggttctataaaataaacataaatgtttttttttaaatctcgtCGAATGGCCCATTATATGTAGTTCACAGAATAGCCACGCCAGTACTCTTTCCACGTCGTCTCCGCATTTTgctctaaaaaaattatgatgtCAGAATGGCTGCCAACGTTTACAATTTCATAATTACTATgagaatacaatttttttaaggacGGCACGTACGTGAATGCACCCAGTTCGAAATTAACTTACGGTACAATGATGTTCGTACGAGTGATGTTGGTGAATGACATGTGCAATTATATAGCCAAGGCGGTTACCATAGCAACCAGGTACTCGGCTATTAGGAGACAGTCGCAGCCTAAACCAAAGTgagtcaaataattttatatataaaaaaatataaacagtcacAAATTTTGATTAAGATTAAAGGTTTAGTTATGAAAATTAAGCATTaagagtaataattaaattaaaatacaataaataactgttaaaaattagaattaacattgataatatttttgtaattctgtattttatttagttgttAGTTATAATCTGTGCCATACGTAAGGATCCTGCAATTCTCTTTACAATTGTTTTCGGATGAAGCGAACaaggccataaaattaatattaaaaatctatgacGCGACATAAGTTCCTAGAAGAGGGTCGTAATTAACTTGTAATTCCCGAAATATTACGACGCttgatattgtttttgatGAGACCAATGGGTAGGCAAACCGACCGTTTTAATTGTCACAATGTAAATGTTTTCAGTGAACCCGAACCACAGATCCTAGACTACCTAACACAGCAGCATAAGTTGTTCGTTGGTATTGCGTCTGTACACGCTTTTAAGACGAACGCCGACTGGATATggaatatgtataataatgtcaCTGCTGAGATGGAGAGTGGAGATATGGAAAGATTGCCAGAggtaaatattgaaataactttaaggatacagatatattatttttagggtTACCATATAACCAGTATTTCAATTAAGATATTCTACATCTAAAAAGTAGCAAACACATCTTGCTTTGTACTTAGTAACTATTACTGACtaacaatatacataaaatcttaaaatataaaacaatacaatgtCCGTGCAATAAGATGTTTGTCAAAAATAAGATGTTAAAACGTCACCAATCTAGTGACAGAGACCTATGTTTTATCTTTCCTTCTCTTTAATATTAACGTAAGTCTGTAACGagtgtataatgtatattctATGCGAGCACGCAGCAAGCACCTTGAATCAGATCTGACATCACCGGCATGTGACCAATCGATGACAAGTGTCAACAGACTCTTTGATAGTCGATATAAAAACTTAGTTCTCATTATATTTGTTCTAGCTACATGCTCTATCCTGCTGTCTTAAAGCAATTGTGACAGCAGATGCGGCGGAATGCGTAGAGCGATGCCGTTTAGCGTGTGGCGGACACGGATATATGCTGGCCTCGAATCTGCCGCTTATGTATGGCCTGGTCACTGCTGCTTGCACTTATGAGGGAGAGAATACCGTGCTGTTACTGCAAACTGCtaggtaaatattatttcgtatatatgttataaggTAAATCTATAGAAGTAGTTGTTAAaagttagttatatttttaaatgtcttttttggcattttctgtaataataaaaaaggtaactggcaattatgaaaaaagaaaaatgtaaattttattcagaTATGTAtatggttttaatttttatctgttAACTGTGACAAAACATACGTTATCTGTGGTCACTGTCCTGACATTTACATTGGTAGTGATCGTAATATTCCTTTATGttgacaattaaaattaatatttaataaagatatagaCATGATTGTATAGCGGAAATGTTGATATTTTAGAGACAAAAATAAGCCATAGACCAAAATTACCACTGagttaatcttaaaataaaatatattcccTATTTCGTGACCAGGTACCTAGTAAAGTCGTGGCAACAAGCGTCTTCAGGCAACACCTTGACCCCGACCGTGTCTTACATCTCCCGAGTGGGTAACGGACGTCGTTCTCCACCCTGGGACAACACTATCGAAGGAATCGTCGAGGGTTTCTATAATGTGTCTGCGGGGTGAGTACtttgattaaaattgtatgtttaatttaaaattacattaatctagttttttatggcaatagttaACTTTATGCCAATAATCTAGTTGTCTATGACTTgtgtaatagaaaaaaaatacgttcAAGTTGTAGACAAAGCTTTGTTATGGAACACTACTACAGGTGTGTTAATTACGAATTTTGACGTTAGATGTCAGACTgtttaaaaacagttttttaaagACACACAAGTCTTTGCGCTAAGTCTGATTTTcgtattatacaataattcatacatttcgccgagttttcttaatattatttaaatttacagaaAAATCGGTTTGTGCGTCGCGCAGATAGAGAAACGTCAGAAGAGTGGTATGTCGTATGAAGACGCGTGGAATATGACTTCTGTTCAGCTTATATCGGCTTCTGAGGTGATTACTCATtgttgttttgtattaattattatacgaaACGCCTGATCGGACAAGTGAGTTAAGCCAATAAGTATTTCTCGAAGAaactacaataaataaataaaacggcCAACTGCGGCCGCATACTgggtaatataaatatacccaAGTTCTAGTATTATTCGTAGTAGATTCTATATGTAAGTATGAACCAGGTGTCAAATCGCAACCAAAACCACTTTAAAGGTTATAAACAATGCACATGGTTTCAAGATGCTCCGCTCCCGTCATCCATCTGGAATTATGGAATAGAGTCCATTTCTCTCCTGCGTGAACTGTCTCAATAGAGAACCTTTAGATATACATTTACGTTTTAGGCGCACTGCCGAGCAATAATCTTGTCCACATACTACAAGGAGACGCAAGAATTAGTGAAGACAGTGTCGGCTGAGTTAAAAACAGTGCTTTTGCAGCTAGTTGACTTGTACGTTGTGTACTGGGCGATTGCCAGATTGGGAGATTTACTTAGGGTAAGTTTTTAAgacaaaattttaacttttaaacttTCAATCTGTAAACACTAAAGCTACTTAAAAGTTAAGACCAAAGAGGAAACGTTGCGGTCGATTCTCATTTGTCAACGTCAAACGGACACATGACACATGTCAATGCCTAATGGACTAGAAATTCCATTGACCAATAGCTATCGAACGTCAACAATAGTTTGTATTTCGTTTTACATTCCCAATCCCAGCTCTTATTGAAtagatgttataaaaaaataatgcccGTTTGCATTGTATTTTAGTTCACATCGATATCGGAGCGCGATATCGAACAATTGCAGAACTGGTACGAAAATACAATAAGCAAATTGCGTACAAATGCCGTTGGACTGGTCGACGCTTTCGATATTAGGGATGAggtaatatacttattttcttatattaaattatttaaaaagcaattGCTTATGAATCCAAAATTTTCCatagattttaaattcaacACTTGGATCGTACGATGGTAGAGCGTACGAGCGACTTATGGAAGAAGCGATGAAGAGTCCACTAAATGCTCAACCTGTTAATGAAagttttcataaatatctaAAACCATTGATGCAAGGAAAACTGTGATTGCACCAGATATAATCAGAccaaatatatagatttaatactttttacttgataaaatattaattgtgttCAAGTACTTacaaatcttaaaattttattgtactttTAACTATTTACAGCCCTTTCAATAAAACTTAGCTAACAGTTATCATAGAATATTGAATAGTTACTATTTCTACCTGTTTCCCGCGCTTTTATTGAACTATTGACAGGAGTAGTAAGTGTAAAGTATAGTGA
The genomic region above belongs to Pieris brassicae chromosome 9, ilPieBrab1.1, whole genome shotgun sequence and contains:
- the LOC123714067 gene encoding probable peroxisomal acyl-coenzyme A oxidase 1, translating into MTKVNTDLQRERDNCTFNITELTNILDGGVQKTAERKLREDTVLKQLYNTTDVPAIYLSHKEKYEAAVKKACAMFQMIRKLQEEENTGMENYQALLGGSLGSAILGDGNPITLHYVMFIPTIMGQGTVEQQAYWIGRAFNLSIIGTYAQTELGHGTFIRGLETTATYDPSTKEFVLNSPTLTSYKWWPGGLAHTANYCIVMAQLYTQGKCHGIHPFIVQLRDEETHMPLPGIKVGEIGAKLGMNGTNNGFLGLEHVRIPRDYMLMKNSKVLEDGTYVNAPSSKLTYGTMMFVRVMLVNDMCNYIAKAVTIATRYSAIRRQSQPKPNEPEPQILDYLTQQHKLFVGIASVHAFKTNADWIWNMYNNVTAEMESGDMERLPELHALSCCLKAIVTADAAECVERCRLACGGHGYMLASNLPLMYGLVTAACTYEGENTVLLLQTARYLVKSWQQASSGNTLTPTVSYISRVGNGRRSPPWDNTIEGIVEGFYNVSAGKIGLCVAQIEKRQKSGMSYEDAWNMTSVQLISASEAHCRAIILSTYYKETQELVKTVSAELKTVLLQLVDLYVVYWAIARLGDLLRFTSISERDIEQLQNWYENTISKLRTNAVGLVDAFDIRDEILNSTLGSYDGRAYERLMEEAMKSPLNAQPVNESFHKYLKPLMQGKL